A segment of the Lampris incognitus isolate fLamInc1 chromosome 19, fLamInc1.hap2, whole genome shotgun sequence genome:
TGCACACCATGACTTgcaaaatattaaaaacaaaacccTTTTTCCTGACGTCTGAAACATTAGCAGTGACTTCAGTGTGTCGTGCTTGCAACTCGTCTGTACAGTCAGGACAAATTAAGACGTGTAGGCCTAACTGTAGGCATGTGCCCCCCCAAATTACACAACACCATTTTAATGGTTGCCATTTTGAAAAACACAAGACAGTTGCGTACACACAAACTTGTTCCTGTTTATTCGTTCAGTGAACGGGTGCAAATTACTTTGAAAAAGCTTCCCATAAAGACTACTCAAGGATAAAATGGTAGAATAGATTTTTTCTTTTCCTGATGCACTCGCGAGAATGTCATACGGGAAAAGAAGAAGCTGTGGGAGAGTTTTGTAACGGCCCACGCTCTCGCTCCAGCAAGTGTGACGGGGCAGAGGCGAAACAGAATGATGAACAGAATGACGGTAGTGTTGGAATGAGTGTTACACAGAGGCACAAACTCAAAGTCCCATCTTAAAAtatattatataaaaaaaaaaagtacgacAATGCATACACGGCATTACTCGGACGAGTCATAGAAACCAAGCATCACTTACTAAAAACACAAAGCAGTGAAAACAGCACAGTTTGGTCTGCATTAGACTGGGCAATTACATCTCTGCATGACAACACATTTCTCAACTTTTCTTTTCACATTTAAGACATGGTCAATGGTGATTCAGCATTGCAGattattacttctttttttttagttcctTTGGATTTATACCTTTTGTTGAATTTGCATTTATCACAGCAGGTAGATTGAGCTAGCATTATTTGTATCTAtaatacacacgcgcgcgcgcacacacacacgcacgcattcaACAGGATATGGAtctacaaattaaaggaaaaaaatattcaaacCCATTTTTTCACCATTTAAGAGTTTCAGCCAAAGCAAAACTTGAATTACAGTCcaccaaaaagaaagaaatgtttgCATGAAGACTTTGCCATCAGATGTGAGATACGCAGCAGGTTATCGAGTGCAGGGGGCAACCTTATTCCATTAAGAGGGGTCTTGGGGGTGGATCTATTCTTCAATCCCTTGATATAGAAATGGGCCTCTTTCTTTGAAGTTGGAATTCAAATTCACATTATGCTGGAAGAACAACTGGTTGCAGATGCTGGCAGGGCAGGTCATCACCAATTGTTAAAAACACTGGACTGAAGTGTGAATGCATATATACCAATTACAGACCTGTCGAGAGAAAGGAACACGTGAGCGTCATATGAAACTAACTGAGCTATCTCGTGTATCACAAATCTGATTAGTggtaaatagatttttttttgccCTGTATAAAAGTGATATATCGAACATTGTTACTGAAGAAACGGATCTACTCACGCTACCCTTGGTTCACCACTGGGGGGGGACATAGCTGTAGGTGGGTGTGCCTGGGGGCCGATATGTGGGCATTGTGACTGGGTGGGGGGCAACAGGAGCTGGCGAATGAGTTGTCAACAAGGTTCCTGAGAAGCAAAGCAAAGACTGAGAATACAAAATACTATAATCTGTGATAAGCTCTTAAGAAATACGAGTATTTAAAGTGATAGAAAACGTAACAAACGGACGCATGTGTTGGTTGCTAGTAACATTGAGAAGCCACAAGAAAGTGTCATGTTTGTCCATCAGTGAAAGTAGAGTGTTTCTGTtgtaatgccactaggaggcgccacgcagtctgctggaagagtgATGCGTGATGTCACAGACTCAGTGCTGAAAAAGTCCAGCAGTGTCGatcttcaatacagaagagacaaaacacgtAAAGCCCAAATCAGCTTCCACAGACCAGATGGTGGGAAGTGACCGGGAGGGCAGCCAGTATGAATCAGACCTACAGTTTCCTTTAACAAACACCTGATGTgatgagctgccatcccagtgctcccagtcttacttGCCGTGTGCTGAGCCCACGTGACGTCAGAGCGTTTACACAAGACATCCGGGGGATTTCTCCGATACCTTCACATAGTTTCCATGGAGTCCTCCATGATGAGGACATCCTGATTAAAGCTCTTTTGATTTGATTGAGCTCTTTTTTTGAGTCACTTGCATGAAATCATGAGGGAGATAGATATGATAAACTAACTTCACGTTTACCACGAATTTACTTTACTTTGAATGTGATGCAACTGAATGACAACCAATGAAACGGACACAAATGTCTCACCAGCTGACATGGCCATTGTGGTCCCAGCTACCATGCCCATAGTGACACCGTTGGGGCGTGGAGGGATGGGAGGTGCGTACATAGCTGCTGGCATCCCATTGGGCTGGACCACCGTCGTGTGATGGATGACGTGCGGCGGTGCAGCGTACAGTGGCTGTGTGTAATAAGTGCCTTGCTGCTGTGAGGGTAAGAGTGCCTGACATCACACAGAAACAGGAGGCGCACGTTGAAATTGAAAATGCCGATTTGTTCATTGGTCAAGACGTGACTACGCCGGGTGTGTGGGTCTGCGGCTCACACTGACCTGTGCGTAGGGGTTCTGCTGGGGGAAGGTGCTCCTCACCGGGTAGACGGCTGCATGGTAAGGGGTGGGTGAGGAGGAGTAAGGTGGGACGGTCCCCGTGGAGGGAGAACAGGACATTTTGAAAGGAGTACCGGGAGCATAGCCTGCGGTGAAGGAGGTTTCAGATTAGTGTTGTGGATGTAAAACACACAGCGAGGTCCACCCTCAACCACCTCATGCTCGGACACCACAGAGGAACCTGACGAGAGCTGATTTTACAGTGGCTTTGGGTTTAGCGAAGTTTTGTCTACTCTACAGAAAACAGTGGAAGGAAATCAGATGATATTCCAGCCCattttattacacacacacataaaaaatcCAATATGCCAGGTTATAATGCACTTAAGTCGGAGCCCGGTCTTACTACTGGCAGGTATTACTCTGAGAGCTCATGCAATTACACctgtgttttgtttcactttactTTGGGGGGGTTTTTCCAATCATACTTATTTGATAATACAGATCTTATGGTTGTTTTCAAGGACCCTGAAACAAGAGCGTTTTAATTAAATGTACGAAAACCCCTGACAGATGTACCGAATCTAAAATCCAGAACAAATGCTCGCACTGGAGACCAGTTCAGACAAGCCAGCGTACAAATGTCCTCACCAAGGGACAGCCGACAGACACGTCAGAAAAACTGGGCTGTGATTGTGTAGTGTGACAGGATGTGACGATAAAAACTACAGCTACGACGCCATCCTGATGACTGACCAATAACCAACAGGAGCGTTGAAGAAAAAGATGGCGTCCTGGAGTGCCAGCTGTAGACCGAACATAAACACGCCGGATGGGTCCGAatcctcccccttttcttttctagtTTTATCAAGGCAAAAACTTGCTGTTATTAATGCAactgcatgttttgttttgtttttgtgggggggggggctgcccctttctccccaattgtacttggccaattacccccctcttccgagccgtcctggtcgctgctccacctcctctgtcgatccggggagggctgcagactaccacatgcctcctccgatacatgtggagtcgccagccgcttcttttcacctgacagtgaggagtttcaccagggggacgtagcgtgtgggaggatcacgctattcccccccagttcctcctcccccctgaacaggcgccctgaccgactagaggaggcgctagtgcagcgaccaggacacatacccacatccggcttctcacccgcagacacagccaactgcgtctgtagggacgcccgaccaagccggaggtaacacggggattcaaactgccgatccctgtgttgttaggcaacgggatagaccgccacgccacccggacacccctgcaaCTGCATGTTTTGTCCGCAGGACCGTGTTGAATGTATTTTTTCGTCATCGTAAATCACGTTGGGCGTTCAACCAATTGCACAATGTGACAGTAGACATGTACAGTATGAAAATTCGGACAATCAAGATTTTACTCTTTTCCCCTATCGCACAATATGACATAATAAACATGCAAGACAGCCAGAATCGCACAGCGTGTGGTGCTACCTCGACGTTGTTATGACTCAGCCAAGTCCTCTGTTGTAAAATTTACTAGCTTTGGTAAATGGGGACAACTTCTGTACGACTCTTTTCTCATTAATAATGTGGTGATCCTCTGTATTGGGACTTCTGTGTTGTGAATGGCACTTTATATGCACACAAGACTGTAACAAAACAACTCAACTCTGAATATGGCTTATGTGTTCGCTCTTCTTAACATCGCCCTCCAAATACAGTGAATGGCAGAGCTCAGTGGGACTCTTACCAGTAGGGAAGGCAGGGTTGGCTCCTGTGTACATATTGGGAGTATATGCTGGAGTGGCTGCTGCGTAGCCGACAGGAAACCCGGCTAGAGCGAGGGAGACGTGACAGAGACCACAAGGTCACAATGAAAAGGACTGTCTTACACATCAACTTGTaattggggtaaaaaaaaaaatctcacacaCATTCTTGTCCTATCCTTgagaggacccctcattgactacgtccattccctagcccttaacccgaaCCATCTgaatacatgtctaaccttaacccttaccctaacctttaacCTAATTCAAACCCTAACCCTGAATAGACCCTTAAAGCAGTGAGGACTGGCCAGAATGTCCTCACTTTGTTAAAATGTCCTCACCCTGATGGTCAAAAACTAAAATTGGTCCTCCCAAAGACAGAGGTACaagaatgaacacacacacacacattacctggGTAGCCTATACCTTTATGGTTGGCATAGGGGACCCCTGTTGGTGCAGGGCTGTAGACAGGATTCATGATGGTGGTCTGATTATAGAAGCTGTAATGAAAAGAGCACATGTATACTGAATCCAAATAACAGCCAATTTATTTGTCTTGatgtgtgctcaataatccaggtaaaaaaatcaaataaagttgaatcggttcatctggacacatttacagacaaacgtgtcatcactcatctaagtgcatgcttgtatgcatgtttgtaatcctgAGGGAATTGGTTGAACGAGGTCctatctatgcactttttgtgCCATAACTGCTTGTGACCATTTTTGTCATTATGGATAAATTATAgacctacataaatgctcatAATAAAGGGCTTCGAATTCAAGACAACGTCCAACAAAGCACTGTCAAACAGAAGTgcagaaacagcatactagcTCCAACAAATGTAagatttctatttatttataatttttcTAATGTCATGTCTCAGTACTCGCATACACTGAGATGGATTCTGTCctccgcatttaacccttcctatacactaggggCAGTGGGTGGGgctaactccagttccacattcctatatactaggggcagtgggcggggctaactccagttccacattcctatacactaggagcagtgggcggggctaactccagttccacattcctatacactaggggcagtgggcggggctaactccagttccacattcctatacactaggagcagtgggcggggctaaCTCCAGCTCGGAATTCCGTCAACTATTAGCCAGTCAATaacgttttacaacctgaacccaacatgagtcaaacagagatacaaaacacgcttatttctgttataacaacacTTTTAATGAGATAGCTGTAACAGTAGGCTTATCAGTGTAATACTCCCCACATTTTTCTGACAAAATCACAAATATTTACCAATTTCCGACAGAGTTAAGAATGAAAAATAAACGAACGAACTATAAT
Coding sequences within it:
- the fam168b gene encoding myelin-associated neurite-outgrowth inhibitor isoform X3 encodes the protein MNPVYSPAPTGVPYANHKGIGYPGYAPGTPFKMSCSPSTGTVPPYSSSPTPYHAAVYPVRSTFPQQNPYAQALLPSQQQGTYYTQPLYAAPPHVIHHTTVVQPNGMPAAMYAPPIPPRPNGVTMGMVAGTTMAMSAGTLLTTHSPAPVAPHPVTMPTYRPPGTPTYSYVPPQW
- the fam168b gene encoding myelin-associated neurite-outgrowth inhibitor isoform X2 — encoded protein: MNPVYSPAPTGVPYANHKAGFPVGYAAATPAYTPNMYTGANPAFPTGYAPGTPFKMSCSPSTGTVPPYSSSPTPYHAAVYPVRSTFPQQNPYAQALLPSQQQGTYYTQPLYAAPPHVIHHTTVVQPNGMPAAMYAPPIPPRPNGVTMGMVAGTTMAMSAGTLLTTHSPAPVAPHPVTMPTYRPPGTPTYSYVPPQW
- the fam168b gene encoding myelin-associated neurite-outgrowth inhibitor isoform X1, which encodes MNPVYSPAPTGVPYANHKGIGYPAGFPVGYAAATPAYTPNMYTGANPAFPTGYAPGTPFKMSCSPSTGTVPPYSSSPTPYHAAVYPVRSTFPQQNPYAQALLPSQQQGTYYTQPLYAAPPHVIHHTTVVQPNGMPAAMYAPPIPPRPNGVTMGMVAGTTMAMSAGTLLTTHSPAPVAPHPVTMPTYRPPGTPTYSYVPPQW